The Ahaetulla prasina isolate Xishuangbanna chromosome 4, ASM2864084v1, whole genome shotgun sequence genome has a window encoding:
- the LOC131197070 gene encoding vomeronasal type-2 receptor 26-like, with translation MLLLLVFLAKKIVTLTCPASDAFRVPHEWYQPGDLIIGGIVSHTYYNLHEIKFKEYPYKTSYDTPNVIIKFYQHILALVFAVKEINEDSRILPNVTLGFHIYDSYCNSRMTYRTTLDLLFKSQEFVPNYKCDSKKNLMAIIGGLDFVTSFYIAEITGFFKITQKMGPLLSENGICTAFMESLDQQVHLERLPELYQTISIISFNMMNSKANVFLVYGEAGTIIWLRFITFLVDPESKETALLRKVWIMTAQIDFVLPGTHIRWDLKMYNGALSFTVHSIEVVGFKEFLQTTNLLSDYRDGFWQNVWEQSFDCSFPKPELQETDSRLCTEEMKLEDLPGTVFEMEMTGHSYSVYNAVYAVAHALQALHMLGFNRKKTMMGKKTDLPHLQAWQLHSFLQGISFNNSAGERVFLNEKGEATGGFDITNLITFSNRSLQRVRVGKLDLQAPKGKELFIDEAVIFWNPNFNQVPPLSRCNDPCFPGSWKKGIEGDQFCCYDCVPCPEGKISNQNDMEDCFECSEDHYPNKEQKGCILKFLVFLTFKEALGTGLSSAALGFFFLTSWILGTFIKHRDTPIVKANNRSLTYILLVSLQFCFLSSLLFLSQPGKVTCLLRQSTFGITFSVAISSVLAKTITVVVAFMATKPGSQIRKWVGKRLAFSIVLSCSLIQAGICILWLSTSPPFPELDMHSELQEMILQCNEGSVFFFYCVLGYMGILAIASFIVAFLARKLPDSFNEAKFITFSMLAFCSVWISFFPAYLSTKGKATVAVEVFSILSSSAALLGCIFLPKCYIIVFRPDLNHRDQLTKRN, from the exons ATGTTGCTCCTTCTAGTGTTTCTGGCGAAGAAAATAGTGACTCTGACCTGCCCTGCAAGTGATGCTTTCCGTGTTCCACATGAATGGTACCAACCTGGTGACCTCATCATTGGTGGGATAGTGTCCCACACTTATTACAACCTTCATGAAATTAAGTTTAAGGAATATCCTTATAAAACATCTTATGACACACCAAA TGTAATAATCAAATTCTACCAGCACATCCTTGCCTTGGTttttgctgtgaaggagatcaatgaggACTCCAGGATCTTACCTAATGTCACACTTGGGTTCCACATCTATGACAGTTACTGCAATTCAAGGATGACCTATCGCACCACTCTGGATCTGCTTTTTAAATCCCAGGAATTTGTCCCTAACTACAAGTGTGATAGCAAGAAGAATCTCATGGCTATCATTGGAGGATTGGATTTTGTCACATCATTTTATATAGCTGAAATTACAGGTTTCTTCAAGATTACACAA AAAATGGGGCCTTTACTTTCAGAAAACGGAATCTGCACAGCGTTTATGGAAAGCCTTGATCAACAAGTCCACTTGGAAAGATTACCAGAATTGTATCAAACAATCTCCATTATTTCCTTTAATATGATGAATAGCAAAGCCAATGTGTTTCTTGTCTATGGAGAAGCCGGGACCATTATATGGCTAAGATTTATAACATTTCTGGTAGATCCTGAAAGCAAGGAAACTGCATTATTAAGAAAGGTGTGGATCATGACTGCACAAATTGATTTTGTATTACCAGGCACTCATATCAGATGGGATCTGAAGATGTACAATGGGGCTCTTTCCTTCACTGTTCACTCAATAGAAGTTGTAGGTTTCAAGGAATTTCTTCAGACCACAAATCTTCTTTCAGACTACAGAGATGGGTTTTGGCAGAATGTTTGGGAACAATCATTTGATTGTTCCTTTCCAAAACCAGAATTACAAGAAACAGACAGTAGACTGTGCACTGAGGAGATGAAGCTGGAGGATCTTCCTGGGACTgtgtttgaaatggaaatgactggGCACAGCTACAGTGTCTACAATGCTGTTTATGCTGTGGCTCATGCTTTGCAGGCTCTACACATGTTGGGTTTCAATAGGAAGAAAACTATGATGGGTAAAAAGACTGATCTTCCACATCTGCAGGCTTGGCAG CTCCATTCATTTCTTCAAGGCATTTCTTTCAACAATTCAGCTGGGGAGAGAGTGTTCCTGAATGAGAAaggagaagcaacaggtggatttGACATCACCAACTTGATCACTTTTTCAAATAGATCCCTTCAGAGAGTTAGAGTTGGAAAGCTGGATCTACAGGCTCCGAAAGGAAAGGAATTATTCATTGATGAAGCTGTGATTTTCTGGAACCCAAATTTTAACCAG GTTCCTCCACTTTCTCGATGCAATGACCCTTGTTTCCCTGGATCCTGGAAGAAAGGGATTGAGGGGGATCAGTTCTGCTGCTATGACTGCGTTCCCTGCCCAGAAGGGAAGATTTCAAATCAAAATG ATATGGAAGATTGCTTTGAATGTTcagaagatcattatccaaataaAGAACAGAAAGGTTGTATCCTGAAATTTCTGGTCTTTCTAACTTTTAAAGAAGCCTTAGGAACTGGTTTATCGTCAGCAGCTCTTGGTTTCTTCTTCTTGACATCTTGGATACTTGGAACTTTTATTAAGCACAGagatactcccattgtcaaagccaataaTCGGTCCCTCACCTACATCCTGCTTGTCTCTCTTCAGttctgttttctctcctctttgctCTTTCTCAGCCAACCTGGCAAAgtgacctgccttctccgacaatcaACTTTTGGCATCACCTTCTCGGTGGCCATTTCTAGTGtactggccaaaaccatcactgtggttgtggctttcatggccactaaACCAGGATCTCAGATTAGGAAATGGGTGGGGAAGAGATTGGCCTTTTCTATTGTCCTTTCTTGCTCTCTCATCCAAGCAGGTATTTGTATTCTTTGGTTGTCAACATCACCTCCATTCCCTGAGTTGGACATGCACTCAGAGCTCCAAGAAATGATTTTACAATGCAATGAGGGGtcagttttcttcttttattgtgtcttgggctacatgggCATCTTGGCCATTGCTAGCTTTATTGTGGCTTTTCTTGCCCGCAAATtacctgacagctttaatgaagccaagttcatcaccttcagcatgttggccttttgcagtgtgtggatctccttctttccagcctatctgagcacaaaaggcaaagccacagtagctgtggaggtcttctccatcttgtccTCCAGTGCTGCATTACTGGGATGCATATTCCTCCCAAAATGCTACATCATTGTTTTCCGGCCTGACCTGAACCACAGGGACCAACTCACAAAGAGAAATTAG